The stretch of DNA GCGGGTCGAGCTTCAGCCGTCCGGGGCTGAGCCTGGGAACGAATCCGCCCAACGGCGCCGTGCTCTATTACTACCTGAAGGAAAAACCTAAGACCGACATCAAGCTGGAAATCTTGGACGAAGCCGGCGCGGTGATCCGCACGTTCAGCAGCGCGGCCAGCGCCGAGCCACCGCCTACCGAGCAGCAAGAGGAGTCGTTCGGCGCTCGGCGCGCTCCAACCAAGCTGCCGGCTGAAGCTGGACTCAATCGGTTCATCTGGGACCTGCGCTATCCGGACGCCACGGCGCTGCCCGGCGCTTTGCTTTGGGGCGGGAGCACACGTGGACCGGTTGCCGTGCCCGGACGTTATCAAGTTCGACTGACCGTCGGCGACATCAAGCTGACGCAACCTTTGCAGATCGTCAAAGACCCGCGCCTGACGACAACTCCGGAGGACTTCAAACAACAGTTCGAGCTGCTCATCAAGCTTCGTGACAAACTCTCTCAAGCGCACGAGGCAGTGCTCACCATTCGAGAGGCTCGTAAACAGGTGGACGACTTAGCCCGACGATTAAAAGATCATCCCAACGCCAAATCGTTGGGCGACACGGCAAAATCGTTACAACAGAAGTTCACGGCGATTGAGGAAGAGCTTGTTCAGGTGCGCGTCAAGAGTAGCCAGGACGTTTTGAATTATCCGATTAAGCTCAACAACAAGCTCGCGGCGTTGGCTAGCACGGTGGCGAGCGCCGATGCTCGACCAACCCGGCAGATGTATGACGTGTTCAATGATCTCTCGGCCCGACTGGACGCGCAATTGACCGCGCTGCAGCAGGTCATAAGCAAAGACCTAGCGGCATTCAATCGCACGCTCAGAGACGGGGATATTCCGGCGGTGCTGGTCAAACCGGCCAGCCAGCGCAACGTCGCGCCACCTGAGCAATGAGGACGCGCCGACTCAAACGGCGATTGACCTGCGTGATTGGCTGGTCGGTCAGTCGTCGTGGAAACAACGGGAGGGGCATTATGAAAAAGCCGCTCGTATCTCTCTCATTGATCATCTTCATCGCGGCTTCGGGCTTTGCGCAATCGGCTCCAGCCAAGCGCCCGATCACCGTAGAAGACCTCTGGGCTGTCAAACGTGTTGGAGCGCCTTCGGTCTCGCCCGACGGACGCTGGGTCGCTGTCGAAGTGACCAGTTACAACATGCAGGAGAATAACAGCTCATCGGACATCTGGCTGCTGGCCACCGACGGTCGCACCCAGCGCCGGCTCACAACCCACACGGCGCGCGACGCCGAGCCTCAGTGGTCACCTAACGGGCAGTGGATTGCCTTCGTCAGTAAACGTGACGGCGATGAGCAGAACCAAATTTACCTGATCTCGCCTGAAGGTGGTGAAGCCCGGCGCCTGACGAAAATTCCTACCGGCGCTTCAGCCATCAAATGGTTCCGCGATTCAACCCATCTGGCCTTCATCTCATGGGTCTGGCCAGACCTGAGCACCGATGAGGAGCAGGCCAAACGGCTCAAAGAACGACAAGATGCCAAGGTCAAAGCCTACGTCATCGAGACCACCAATTACCGCTACTGGGACCGTTGGCTGGCCGATGGGCGCGTCCCGCACCTGTTTGTCATCAACGTGCAAACCGGCGAACGTTGGAATGTGTTGGCGGGCAGCGGCATTTACATCGCTCGGGACGAACCCTCAGCCGCTCTCTATGATATTTCTCCGGACGGCCGCGAAATCGCGCTCACTGTTGACTTGTCCAAAGACCCTGGCTTCGATCCCAACTTAGACATCGTGACGATCCCCGCACGGGGCGGCTCGTGGCGCAACTTGACCAGTGATAACCCAGCCAATGACAGCCGTCCACGTTACTCACCCGACGGAAGCTGGCTGGCTTACACGCGACATCTGATCAAATATGCGCCAGACCGACAGCGCGTCATGTTGATCAATCGCCGCACCGCCGACCGACAAGCATTGGCAGACGACTGGGATTATTCAGTTAACGAATTGACTTGGGCATCCGATAGTCAGCGGCTCTATGTGACGGCCGAAGATAAAGGGCGTCAGCCGATTTGGCTGCTGCCATTGACCGGCGGCCAGCCGCGCCGGCTGATTGAAGGAGGCACACATCTGAATTTTGCGTTGAGCGACGATGGGCGCACCATCGCATTCGTTCGCACCAGCATGGACGTGCCGCCCACTCTGTATGCCGCTTCATCCGATGGCAGCGACGTTCGCAAAATTGAAACGTTCAACGATCAACTGACTGCTCAGTGGCAACTCGGTCCGGTGAAGGAGTTCTACTTCAAAGGGTGGGGTGGCGAGTCTGTGCAGATGTGGGTCATCTATCCGCCCAACTTTGATCCACAGAAGAAATGGCCGCTGCTGCATGCCGTGCATGGCGGGCCGCATAATGCCTGGCTTGATCAATTTCATTTTCGCTGGAACATGCACCTATTGGCCAGTCGCGGGCATGTTGTAGCGGCCGTCAATTTTCACGGATCACCGGGCTGGGGCGATGCCTTCACTGATTCGATCAAGGGACAATACGGCACAAAAGAGCTGGAGGATATTGAACGAGCCACCGATTTCTTGATCGCTCAGGGATATATTGATCCGCAGCGGCTGGCCGCTGCCGGCGGCAGTTTTGGCGGCTACATGGTCGCTTGGATGAACGGCCACACCGACCGATATAAAGCCTACGTGTGTCATGCTGGCGTCTATGATTGGGCGCCGCAGATGGCTTCCGATTATGTGCGCGGACGCGAGCGGGCGCTGGGTGGATTTCACTGGGATAATCCGCAAGGCGTGGAAAAGCAATCGGCCAGAGCGTATGCCAAGAATTTCAAGACGCCGACGCTGATCACGCATGGTGAACTCGATTACCGCGTGCCGGTGACGCACGGCTTCGCTTACTACGCCACGTTGCGCATGCTGGGTGTGCCGGCGCGGCTCGTTTACTTCCCTGACGAAAACCATTGGATTCTGAAACCACAGAATTCGCGACTCTGGCATCAGGAGTTTTTCAACTGGATTGAAACCTATATTGGCGCCGGCCCAACTGATCCTGCGCGTCTGCCACCGGAGCCGGTATCGCATCAGCAGAGACGATGAGGCAGCCTCGAGTTGAAGTGAGCTCTTTTCTGCCTGCGTTCCTGCTGAACAATCCTGACCTGGGAGACGATGAAGAAGTCTCGAGCTGAAGTGTGCTTCAATTGCGTGGGGAAAGGCCACGTTCGTGGAGCCCAGAAGCATAGCAGCACCTGAACTGACTGAGCGCGACTGCGCAATCTTCACACGGCATTTATAAAGCTCGGCTCCGACAAGACGGACATCCGTTGGCACGCTTCATCCGTTGGCGCACCTGATCGGGGAAATCGCCGCCCACGGATGAAAGGTGCCCACGGAATTAGTTGGCACGTTTCTGCGACTTGTTTCCAGGCGGTGTTAGGTTCTGATACCAAGCGCGCGCAGAAGATCGAAGACTGCTGCTTAGTAACGTGACAAAAGTTCGGGGCGTTTTTGGAGTGCTGCGACTTGGTGCAGCTTTGATCGGAAAGCGGTGACAGGTCACCGCACTCCAAAGCCTCCCGTCCCTGCAACCCGTCCTTCCAAAATGTCCCGGAACTTTTGTCCACCTACTTTGGGAAGCTCTGGTTCTGCTCTTTCGTGTCGCTTCATCAGACATGGTTTTTGTCCGGGCTACTGGTAAGAATAACCGAAGAAGCTGGGCTGGGGTTCCTTTGTGGAGGCTGGAGCAACGATGCATGTTGTGGTAGTCTAATGAGCGGGTTTGGTCACAGGCATGCTGCCTGTTGGTTGCCTAATGGGGCTTGGTCGCCCGAGACCGTGAGTGGTCCGGAGGACGAAGGATGGCTTTTGAAGTACAAGATTACCTGGATTTAGTCAGGCTGCTTGGAGAACATCCGGAGTGGCGGGCTGAACTGCGTCGTTTGTTGCTGACCGACGAGCTACTGGCGCTGCCGGAAATGGTTCGAGAACTGATCGAGGCGCAACGTCGCACTGAAGAACAAGTAGCGGCGTTAGCCGTAGCGCAGCGTCGGACGGAGGAGGCGCAGCGTCGCACGGAAGAGCGGCTGAGCCGCACCGAGGAGCAATTGGCGGCGTTGGCCGAAGCGCAGCGTCGGACCGAAGAGGCGCTGAGGGCGCTGGCTGAGGCGCAGCGTCGGAGTGAGGAGCGGTTGAGCCAGGCCGAGGAGCGGCTGAGCCGGACGGAGGAGCGGCTGAGCCGGACGGAGGAGCGGCTGAGCCGCACAGAAGAGCAATTGGCGGCATTGGCCGAAGCGCAGCGTCGGACCGAGGAGCGGCTGAGCCAGACGGAGGAGGAGTTGAGAGCGTTGGCCGAGGCGCAGCGTCGGACCGAAGAGGCGCTCAGGGCACTGGCTGAGGCGCAGCGTCGGACCGAAGAGCGGCTCACTCAACTAGCCTCCGAGACAGCCCAGCTACGGGAGGCTCAGCAACGAACTGAGATTAGACTAGGCTATCTAATGGGTCGCGCATTAGAGGCCGAGTATGAAAACAAAGCGAGTGCTTACTTCGGTACGCTGCTTCGGCAGGTTTGTGTGGTAGAGCGTGAGACGTTGAGGAACGCCTTGGAGGCCCATCTCTCTCCTGCCGATGTGACAGATGCGCTGCTGGTAGACCTGATCGTCAGCGGTCAGCCGCGCGTTCGGCCTGAAGTCTCGGACGTCTATTTGGCGATCGAAGTTTCTGCGGTGGTGGATGTGAACGATGTGAAGCGTGCATGGCGGCGAGCTCGCCTGCTGGGGCAGGCAGGCTATCGAGCTATTCCTGTCGTTGCTGGTGAACGAGCCACCCCTGGAGCTAAAACTGAGGCACGCAATACTCAGGTCGCCGTGCTGCAAAATGGGCGGGTGTACCTCTGGGAAGAAGCCCTGCAAGCGTGGCTCGCTGAGTAGGCGCGTAGAACGCTGAGCCAATTCTCCTGACAGACCGTCAAAAGAAACCCTTGCAAGCGTGGCTCACTGAGTACAAGTTCTGGTTTCTTGCAAGCGCTCATTCTCCGATTGCTGCAAAGAAATTTGCTAAGCTCATCGCCTAGTTTTTCCAACCACTCCTTAATGTAAATTGCCTTTGCAAACCCCCTTGTTCTACCAATGGCGGGGGAATAGACCACGTTCACGGAGCCAAAGAGCGTGGTGGGACCTGAACTTACTGAGCGGCAATGTGCGATCTTCACTCGGCATTTGTATGATACCAATTGGCCTACGAAAGGCCACGCATCACGAAGCATAGAGCTCGAAAGGACACAAACTTACCAGGTGGCATTCTCCGGTCCCCAATCCGCATTTGGTATGAGCATTATCGTTCCACAATCTGCGTTCTAAAATCGGTGTTAGCCTAACCACTGTTTTTATTCTGGTTGCTCTTCAGGTTCTCGCTCGATATTAGCCTCCTCCAGAGGTTCTTCGACCGCGTTACGCAGCCAGGATGGGTCGAAACCTTCTGACGATCTCCCTTCCACACTAACAGTGACTTTCTGCTCGTCCGATTTGTCCGCTAGATTCGCGATGGCCGGAAAGGCCTTGAAAATCTGGTCTCTGGTGGCCTTGAACCTGAGCCGCACGGCGCTGGGGCGCGTACCGGCCCGGGTGGCAGTCGGCGAATCCGGAGCTACGCCTGAATCCGCTGGTTGGGGAGAAAACTCACCGCCGCCAGCGGTGCCGGACGGAGTCGGACCGGCTCCGCCGCCTAGAGGGACTGCCGCCTCGGGGACTGCTGCAGGCGCCATGAGGAACCCCGATTCGAAATCCACCTCGTCCTCGGCAAGTGGCCGTCCGACGACCACCTTGTCGCGGCTGACCTGGAACTTCCCGTCCGCGCCCAGGACCGGTTGGGGGCCGCTTGTATAAGCGAATGTCCCTTCGGCAACCCCCCGCACAATCGCCTTCCGGAGAACCTCAGAAGACTCGAGGCGCGGCGGCACGAGATCTCTGAAGAAGGACTCCAGAACCTCGGACGCCTTGACACCCAGAACCGGTGCTCCGCCTTGGGGAACCGCATCTCCCAGCTTGACGCGTTCCGCGACCTTGCGAGGGGTGACGCTGCCATGGAGGCGAGGAATCCCGACGCTGGTGAGCAGCTCCATGACCCGCTCATGGATGCCGGCCGCCTGAAGCGGCCGGCCCCCTCGCTCCACCCGCTCTAGGGCGATCTCGCCGTTCGCGACGCGCGGCAGCCACACAGCAATGTACAGGTCGCGCAAGCAGGACTCCGCTGCGGCCTCTTCCGTCCGTTTCCTCTCCTTCAGTTGGTCCAACTGATCCTTCGTCAGGCGAAGCTGCTGCTTCCTCGCCTCCACCCGCTCGATGGCCAGGAGGTAGCGCACCGCGCGGCGAAGCCCTTCGATCTGCTTCTTGTCGGGAATGGCCAAGCCGAGACCGTTACGGTAGCGCCGGGGCCGATCCCCGTACTTCGAGAGGTAATCATTCGCCACTCGCTCCTGTTCTGCTTTGGTCTCCCCCGCGAACTCCAGCGGAAGATAGGCTACCAAAAAGCGCGGCTCGCCATCGGGGATATCCTGGCTCCTCTCCGGCCACACGACCGCCGCGTGGTGGCCCGCGAGGCGGGCATCGAGCAACTCCTTGATTTTGTCGCGAACCGGCCCTCGACCTCCCGCCTGTGCCTCTTGCCGCGAGATCTCTTGTTCCGCGTCCTCGATGAGTTTGGTGACGTTCGGGTCCTTCTTGAAGCAGTAGCGGACGCCGTCATAGTGGAGGTACAGGCAGGCGTTGCGGAGTTCGGACAGTACCGCCGTTGCCGTGATGTTGTCCAAATCCGGCCCGACACAGGCTGCCAGCAGCTCGCTCTCCGTCACCCCAGCGGGCAGCGTCTCGGTCTCGCCTGCGCCCTCTCGCCGGAGACCGCCGAAGGAGTACAGGAGGATGGCGGTGGCCAGGCGCGTGGCCGGCTTGACGCTCGCCAGTGCCGGCGTCTCCCGTGCCATCCGCTCGTCAATCCGCTTGGCCCGCGCGTTTGGCCCCTCGATGTCTGCGGTGATGACCGGATCATAGTCGTTCTGGGCGCCGAGCTCCTTGAGCATCTTGACCCGCACATCAACGTCCTTGAGCGGCACATCGCTGGGGCCAAGGAGCAGCCGGGCACCACCGTTCCTCTTGAGCGAGTGCATGCAGGAAGCGAGAAAACGCAATGCACCCCGCGTCCTCTGGAAGGCATCCACGGCCGTCCACCGCTCTCGCATGAGGTCGATGAGCGCAGGATGGAACGGGTAAGCCGCCCGCATACGGTCGCGCAGGAGACGGCCTTCCTCTTCGGCCTGCAGGCGTTCGGCAGGCGTTTCCGCATGGGCCCTCCGCATGCCTGTGACGACATCCTGGTAGGCAGTCGCAACCTCCGTGGCGACGCCGTGGTCCGGCGCAGCGCCGAGGAGCCGACGCTTTAGGATGTGCAGAATCTCGTCCCCAGTGACTGGTTCCCGAAGCTGGTCTACACGGCTGGCAAGCTTGTCAATCTCGGCCAGCAAGGCGACGTTCCCGAGCGCCTCCCGGGCGCTCCAGGTGAGCGAGTAGACGAGCGCCGCGTTCGTGCTCCCTGCGACCTCGACGGTCAAGTTCTGGAAAAAGTCCTTGGCCTGCCGCTGAAGCGTCGAGTCGAGCACGCTCACGGCGGCCGCCCGCTCCATGTACTTCAGGACCTCGTCAAGCAGCAGCAGCACCGGGCGTCCACTCGCCCCTTTGGAGAGGAGGTCCCGAATTACGTCGCCGCCCGGCGCGACGCGATCCTGGTCGTGACCCGCCACGATGGGAAATGCCCGCTCCGGGTCAATCTGCCAGGCGATCCATCCCCACATCGTGCGGATCGTCCGGCCGCCTTCAAGTTCCTTACCGTTGCGGGCATCGAACTTTTCCCCGTCGAACACGGCGACCGCCACGTTCGCGGGCCGCGCCAACTGCTGCGCCTCCGGCAGCTGAACGAGCGCCTCGGGGTGCCGGGCGGCGTGCAGCAGTGCCGCCAGCGTATGCGATTTGCCGCCGCCGAACGGCGTGCGCAATTTGAGCACGCGGTTGTAGCCGTGCCTTCCCGCAAGCGAGGCCAGCACCTCATCGAGGAGCTTCCGCAGATCGGTCGTGAGGTAGGTCGCGCGGAAGAAGGCCTCAGGGTCCCGGTTCACGACTGGAACG from Blastocatellia bacterium encodes:
- a CDS encoding S9 family peptidase; its protein translation is MKKPLVSLSLIIFIAASGFAQSAPAKRPITVEDLWAVKRVGAPSVSPDGRWVAVEVTSYNMQENNSSSDIWLLATDGRTQRRLTTHTARDAEPQWSPNGQWIAFVSKRDGDEQNQIYLISPEGGEARRLTKIPTGASAIKWFRDSTHLAFISWVWPDLSTDEEQAKRLKERQDAKVKAYVIETTNYRYWDRWLADGRVPHLFVINVQTGERWNVLAGSGIYIARDEPSAALYDISPDGREIALTVDLSKDPGFDPNLDIVTIPARGGSWRNLTSDNPANDSRPRYSPDGSWLAYTRHLIKYAPDRQRVMLINRRTADRQALADDWDYSVNELTWASDSQRLYVTAEDKGRQPIWLLPLTGGQPRRLIEGGTHLNFALSDDGRTIAFVRTSMDVPPTLYAASSDGSDVRKIETFNDQLTAQWQLGPVKEFYFKGWGGESVQMWVIYPPNFDPQKKWPLLHAVHGGPHNAWLDQFHFRWNMHLLASRGHVVAAVNFHGSPGWGDAFTDSIKGQYGTKELEDIERATDFLIAQGYIDPQRLAAAGGSFGGYMVAWMNGHTDRYKAYVCHAGVYDWAPQMASDYVRGRERALGGFHWDNPQGVEKQSARAYAKNFKTPTLITHGELDYRVPVTHGFAYYATLRMLGVPARLVYFPDENHWILKPQNSRLWHQEFFNWIETYIGAGPTDPARLPPEPVSHQQRR
- a CDS encoding DUF499 domain-containing protein; amino-acid sequence: MTTKALRPWTELVKLHPDVEAGVLTEAVFAIDLGAIAAGDPNVPVVNRDPEAFFRATYLTTDLRKLLDEVLASLAGRHGYNRVLKLRTPFGGGKSHTLAALLHAARHPEALVQLPEAQQLARPANVAVAVFDGEKFDARNGKELEGGRTIRTMWGWIAWQIDPERAFPIVAGHDQDRVAPGGDVIRDLLSKGASGRPVLLLLDEVLKYMERAAAVSVLDSTLQRQAKDFFQNLTVEVAGSTNAALVYSLTWSAREALGNVALLAEIDKLASRVDQLREPVTGDEILHILKRRLLGAAPDHGVATEVATAYQDVVTGMRRAHAETPAERLQAEEEGRLLRDRMRAAYPFHPALIDLMRERWTAVDAFQRTRGALRFLASCMHSLKRNGGARLLLGPSDVPLKDVDVRVKMLKELGAQNDYDPVITADIEGPNARAKRIDERMARETPALASVKPATRLATAILLYSFGGLRREGAGETETLPAGVTESELLAACVGPDLDNITATAVLSELRNACLYLHYDGVRYCFKKDPNVTKLIEDAEQEISRQEAQAGGRGPVRDKIKELLDARLAGHHAAVVWPERSQDIPDGEPRFLVAYLPLEFAGETKAEQERVANDYLSKYGDRPRRYRNGLGLAIPDKKQIEGLRRAVRYLLAIERVEARKQQLRLTKDQLDQLKERKRTEEAAAESCLRDLYIAVWLPRVANGEIALERVERGGRPLQAAGIHERVMELLTSVGIPRLHGSVTPRKVAERVKLGDAVPQGGAPVLGVKASEVLESFFRDLVPPRLESSEVLRKAIVRGVAEGTFAYTSGPQPVLGADGKFQVSRDKVVVGRPLAEDEVDFESGFLMAPAAVPEAAVPLGGGAGPTPSGTAGGGEFSPQPADSGVAPDSPTATRAGTRPSAVRLRFKATRDQIFKAFPAIANLADKSDEQKVTVSVEGRSSEGFDPSWLRNAVEEPLEEANIEREPEEQPE